A genome region from Lates calcarifer isolate ASB-BC8 unplaced genomic scaffold, TLL_Latcal_v3 scaffold_43_92, whole genome shotgun sequence includes the following:
- the rgn gene encoding regucalcin, translated as MMSSVKVESVVKASALIGEGPVWEESEQMLLFVDIAGQKIHRWSPTTNQIQSVETGDMVGFAVPRRSGGYVAGVGRSIVAVDWPTQMMTSLVEVDQDKPNNRLNDGKVDPIGRLLAGTMGKEQRPAEVEKQQGSLFSVTSDLTVTKHLSQVDISNGLDWSLDQKTFFYIDSLSLTVDAFDYDSNTGHIGNRRVVYHMEEGEGLPDGMTVDAEGRLWVACYNGGRVINIDPATGVRLQTVSLPAMKTTSCCFGGPDYSDLYVTSASLGLNPSEGRQQPLAGHTFRVTGLGVKGRPSTSFSG; from the exons ATGATGTCATCGGTGAAGGTGGAGAGTGTGGTGAAAGCGAGTGCTTTGATTGGTGAAGGACCGGTGTGGGAGGAGTCAGAGcagatgctgctgtttgtcGACATCGCCGGGCAGAAGATCCACCGCTGGAGTCCAACGACCAATCAGATCCAGTCTGTGGAGACAG GTGACATGGTAGGCTTTGCGGTTCCACGTAGGTCAGGTGGTTATGTAGCAGGTGTGGGTCGCAGCATTGTGGCTGTTGATTGGCCAACTCAGATGATGACATCGCTGGTGGAGGTTGATCAGGACAAACCAAACAACCGACTAAACGATGGGAAGGTCGATCCGATTGGAAGGCTGCTAGCAG GTACGATGGGGAAGGAGCAGCGACCTGCGGAGGTTGAGAAACAACAGGGGTCATTGttctctgtgacctctgacctcactgtGACCAAACACCTGAGCCAG gtggaCATCTCTAACGGACTCGACTGGTCTTTGGATCAGAAGACGTTTTTCTACATCGACAGTTTGTCTCTGACCGTCGACGCCTTCGACTACGACTCAAACACTGGACACATCG GTAACCGTCGTGTGGTGTACCAtatggaggagggggaggggcttCCTGACGGAATGACGGTTGATGCTGAAGGTCGTCTCTGGGTTGCATGTTACAACGGAGGACGAGTCATCAACATCGACCCTGCTACTG GTGTGCGGCTGCAGACGGTCTCTCTCCCGGCGATGAAAACCACTTCCTGTTGTTTCGGAGGTCCAGATTACTCTGACCTCTACGTGACCTCAGCCAGTCTGGGCCTCAACCCGTCAGAGGGCAGACAGCAGCCACTGGCTGGACACACCTTCAGG GTCACAGGACTTGGGGTCAAAGGTCGACCTTCAACCTCATTCTCAGGATGA